From the genome of Candidatus Yanofskybacteria bacterium, one region includes:
- a CDS encoding preprotein translocase subunit SecY, translating to MNKLIQIFKKADLRNKVLYIFALLVISRLVSNIPIPAIDALKLKEFFSQNQFFGMLSTFTGGSLSTLSLGMLGLGPYITGSIIMQLLTMIFPSLEQMYKYDGEAGRMRFNQYSRWLTVPLAILQGYGFLTIFIRQGVINPLNLVGWISALASIVAGSIFLMWLGELITEKNLGNGVSLLILAGIVASFPASLSQTLFTYTASDLFTYAGFVIVALFVIVGVVYISEAQRNIPINYARRVRGMRVYGGVSTYLPMRVNNAGVIPIIFALSILMIPGMLANFLSASNIAIVSRIATFVRDIVQNQAVYDISYFLLVVLFTYFYTAVTFDPKSIADNVQKQGGYIPGIRPGPMTAQFLNHLLNRVTLVGAVFLGVIAVLPNVVRGATGISTFAVGGTSILIVVSVALEIMKQVDAQLSMYEY from the coding sequence TTGAATAAGCTAATCCAAATATTCAAAAAAGCTGACCTAAGAAATAAGGTTCTGTATATTTTCGCTTTGCTAGTAATCTCCAGATTAGTTTCAAATATTCCTATTCCAGCGATTGACGCTCTAAAACTAAAAGAATTCTTCTCCCAAAATCAATTTTTTGGAATGTTGAGTACTTTCACGGGCGGATCTTTATCCACTCTTTCTCTGGGTATGCTCGGCCTAGGTCCCTATATCACTGGCTCCATCATCATGCAGCTATTAACTATGATATTCCCATCTCTCGAGCAAATGTATAAATATGATGGCGAAGCTGGCAGGATGAGATTCAATCAATATTCGAGATGGCTGACTGTGCCATTAGCCATACTTCAGGGCTATGGATTTTTAACTATATTTATTCGTCAGGGCGTAATAAATCCGCTCAATTTAGTCGGATGGATTTCAGCTCTAGCGTCTATTGTCGCCGGTAGCATATTTTTGATGTGGTTAGGAGAATTAATAACTGAGAAGAATCTAGGCAATGGCGTGTCTCTGCTAATTCTTGCTGGTATAGTTGCTTCTTTTCCGGCTAGCTTGAGTCAGACCCTTTTCACGTATACAGCTAGCGATCTCTTTACGTACGCAGGCTTCGTCATTGTGGCGCTATTCGTTATAGTAGGCGTTGTTTATATATCTGAGGCTCAGAGAAATATCCCCATAAACTATGCGCGTAGAGTCAGGGGGATGAGAGTCTATGGCGGAGTCTCCACATATTTGCCTATGAGAGTTAATAACGCCGGAGTTATTCCAATTATATTCGCCTTATCGATTTTAATGATACCCGGTATGCTGGCTAATTTTCTTTCAGCATCTAACATAGCTATAGTATCTCGAATTGCTACGTTCGTGAGAGACATAGTCCAGAATCAAGCCGTGTATGATATCTCCTATTTCTTACTCGTTGTTCTGTTCACTTACTTTTATACTGCAGTTACTTTTGATCCAAAATCGATTGCCGACAATGTTCAGAAGCAGGGAGGTTATATCCCAGGAATTAGGCCGGGACCAATGACTGCTCAGTTCTTAAACCACCTACTCAACAGAGTTACTTTAGTTGGAGCCGTATTCTTAGGCGTAATTGCTGTCTTGCCTAACGTTGTAAGGGGTGCGACTGGTATATCAACTTTCGCCGTTGGCGGAACGTCAATACTAATTGTCGTCTCGGTGGCGCTGGAAATTATGAAGCAGGTAGATGCTCAATTGTCGATGTACGAATACTAA
- the map gene encoding type I methionyl aminopeptidase, translating to MKMNLKTEKEIKTMKEGGEILSAILRKLSEAAKPGIATYELEELARSLVSSYKVKSSFLGFDGYPCALCVSINEEIVHGVPSDRIIMDGDLVKIDMGVLHNGFHTDSATTVLMPGGKDRDIKERLMNVTKEALRIGISKATVGSTLGDLGHAIQKYVEDSGFNVVRDLIGHGIGRELHEDPQVPNYGKPGMGPKLVAGMVIAIEPMVVTGSWKIADGDDGFAYKTKDLSLSAHFEHTVAITEEGPLTITS from the coding sequence ATCAAAATGAATTTAAAGACTGAAAAAGAAATTAAGACTATGAAGGAAGGCGGAGAAATTCTATCCGCAATTTTACGCAAGCTATCAGAGGCCGCAAAGCCGGGGATAGCCACTTATGAGTTAGAAGAACTTGCACGGAGCCTGGTTTCTTCGTATAAAGTGAAATCATCTTTCTTGGGATTTGATGGTTATCCATGTGCCCTGTGCGTATCTATTAATGAAGAGATAGTCCACGGCGTGCCATCAGACAGAATAATCATGGATGGTGATCTAGTTAAGATAGACATGGGCGTACTGCATAATGGATTCCACACTGATTCGGCGACTACAGTATTGATGCCCGGAGGCAAGGATCGAGATATAAAAGAGAGATTGATGAATGTCACGAAAGAAGCTCTAAGGATAGGCATATCTAAAGCCACAGTCGGAAGCACTCTTGGTGATCTTGGCCATGCGATCCAGAAGTACGTCGAGGATAGCGGCTTTAATGTTGTACGTGACCTAATTGGGCATGGCATCGGCAGAGAATTACATGAGGATCCTCAGGTTCCCAACTATGGCAAGCCAGGCATGGGTCCGAAGTTAGTGGCGGGGATGGTCATCGCCATAGAGCCGATGGTGGTCACGGGTAGCTGGAAAATAGCCGATGGGGACGACGGATTTGCCTATAAAACCAAGGATTTAAGCCTATCTGCTCATTTTGAGCATACTGTAGCCATAACCGAAGAGGGGCCATTGACAATAACTTCGTAA
- a CDS encoding 50S ribosomal protein L15, giving the protein MDLSNIKSNTKRKSQKRVGRGGKRGFSSGHGTKGQKGRAGASVKPGFRGGDNRLWQLFPKSRGASKKPGNARPHMKHRFFMLKHDKPAAINLYDLNNLKDGQEITPKTLKELGLIYSVKNGVKILSGGDLKKKLVFSGLKISKIAQEKILKSGGVIK; this is encoded by the coding sequence ATGGATCTAAGCAATATAAAATCAAACACAAAGAGGAAGAGCCAAAAGAGAGTTGGCCGAGGAGGTAAGCGCGGTTTTTCTTCTGGCCATGGGACTAAAGGACAAAAAGGCCGAGCTGGAGCCAGCGTGAAGCCTGGATTTAGAGGTGGCGACAATCGACTTTGGCAGTTGTTCCCTAAAAGTAGGGGAGCCTCAAAGAAGCCTGGCAATGCTAGACCTCACATGAAGCATCGTTTCTTTATGCTCAAACATGATAAGCCAGCGGCAATTAATCTCTACGATCTTAATAATTTGAAAGATGGGCAAGAGATTACGCCAAAGACTCTAAAAGAGCTTGGTTTGATATATAGCGTTAAGAATGGAGTTAAAATTCTCTCTGGTGGGGATCTAAAGAAGAAACTAGTATTCAGTGGTCTGAAAATTTCTAAAATTGCGCAGGAAAAGATATTGAAATCTGGTGGAGTAATCAAATAA